A region from the Leptospirillum ferriphilum ML-04 genome encodes:
- the uvrA gene encoding excinuclease ABC subunit UvrA: MEKKKSRPNHDRIVIQGARQHNLKNLDISFPRNALVVITGLSGSGKSSLAFDTLYAEGQRRYVESLSAYARQFLEMMDKPDVDHIDGLSPAIAIDQKVSSRNPRSTVGTVTEIYDYLRLLYARIGHPHCPSCGKPVTAQTVTQMVDLILARPAGEKFILLAPTVQDRKGEYRKEIARILKEGFTRIRLDGELREIETLDEIDRKKNHRIEIVIDRLTVREGISQRLSDSLETGLRHGNGMVILYFPETGEDVILSEHQACTQCKISLPEITPRLFSFNSPYGACPHCGGLGVLMEVDPTLLIPFPDLSIAESAIKLLDHRSFSEFRSRTLRFLDQEGISQFTPFSKLPEDKRQLLLFGKAAQKNQPRFPGLIWMLQDAYERGNLSVWAKAELENVMSERDCEVCKGSRLKPEALSVTVNGKNIHAFSEMTIRAGVDFLDALSLPPMEQAISERIIREIRTRLSFLREVGLDYLTLSRSAQTLSGGESQRIRLATQIGSGLTGVLYILDEPSIGLHPRDNQKLLATLVHLRDLGNTVVVVEHDEETIRLADHVIDMGPGAGRLGGEVLAQGTPREIEKNPRSITGEYLSGRKSISRPRKHRTPRGWLSLIGASEHNLKNIDVHFPLGLMTVVTGVSGSGKSTLVLDILYKRLAKVFYGSRERPGKCQEIRGVDQIDKVVHIDQSPIGRTPRSNPATYTGLFTPIRELFAQVPESRARGYEAGRFSFNIKGGRCEACQGDGVLKIEMHFLPDVYVTCDQCKGLRYNRETLEIRYRGKTIADILAMSVDEALEFYQPIPSIRGKLVTLGEVGLDYIHLGQSATTLSGGEAQRVKLAKELSRRSTGRTLYILDEPTTGLHFADIQKLLDTLNQLVEQGNTVIIIEHNIDIIQNADYLIDLGPDGGDRGGEVVTTGSPEDVLACQKSHTGQALRDRKKRE, encoded by the coding sequence ATGGAAAAGAAGAAGTCCCGGCCGAACCATGACAGGATCGTCATTCAGGGCGCACGGCAGCATAATCTGAAAAATCTGGACATTTCTTTCCCAAGAAACGCCCTGGTCGTCATTACAGGACTGTCGGGTTCGGGAAAAAGCTCTCTGGCCTTCGACACCCTGTACGCCGAAGGCCAGAGGAGATACGTGGAATCCCTCTCCGCCTATGCCCGTCAGTTCCTTGAGATGATGGACAAACCGGACGTCGACCATATCGACGGGCTTTCCCCGGCCATTGCCATCGACCAGAAGGTTTCTTCGAGAAACCCGCGGTCGACGGTCGGAACCGTGACAGAAATCTACGACTATCTCCGTCTCCTGTATGCAAGGATCGGCCATCCGCACTGCCCTTCCTGCGGGAAACCCGTGACAGCCCAGACCGTGACCCAGATGGTCGATCTCATTCTGGCGCGTCCTGCCGGAGAAAAGTTCATCCTGCTGGCCCCCACCGTCCAGGACAGAAAAGGGGAATACAGAAAGGAAATCGCCCGGATCCTCAAAGAGGGATTTACCCGTATCCGACTCGATGGAGAACTCCGGGAAATTGAAACGCTCGACGAAATCGACCGGAAGAAAAATCACCGCATCGAAATCGTAATCGACCGTCTGACTGTCCGGGAAGGCATTTCCCAGCGCTTGTCGGACAGTCTGGAAACCGGTCTCCGACATGGAAACGGCATGGTCATTCTCTATTTCCCCGAAACCGGCGAAGACGTTATCCTTTCCGAACATCAGGCATGCACCCAGTGCAAGATCAGCCTTCCGGAGATCACACCGCGTCTCTTCAGCTTCAATTCGCCTTACGGAGCCTGTCCGCACTGTGGCGGTCTCGGCGTTCTGATGGAGGTGGATCCGACCCTGCTGATCCCCTTTCCGGATCTCTCGATCGCCGAATCTGCCATCAAACTGCTCGATCACCGGAGTTTTTCCGAATTCCGCTCCCGGACGCTGCGATTTCTGGATCAGGAGGGAATCTCCCAGTTCACTCCCTTTTCCAAACTGCCCGAAGACAAGCGACAACTCCTGCTTTTCGGGAAAGCGGCGCAAAAGAATCAGCCCCGTTTTCCGGGTCTCATCTGGATGCTTCAGGATGCCTATGAGCGGGGAAATCTCTCTGTCTGGGCCAAGGCTGAACTCGAGAACGTCATGTCGGAGCGAGACTGCGAAGTCTGCAAAGGTTCGCGCCTGAAGCCCGAAGCCCTTTCCGTGACCGTAAACGGCAAAAACATTCATGCATTTTCGGAGATGACGATCCGCGCCGGCGTCGACTTCCTGGATGCGCTTTCCCTTCCTCCCATGGAGCAGGCCATATCGGAGCGGATTATTCGTGAGATCCGCACCCGCCTTTCCTTCCTTCGCGAAGTCGGCCTTGACTACCTCACACTGTCCCGGAGTGCACAGACACTGTCCGGAGGGGAATCGCAGCGGATCCGTCTCGCCACACAGATCGGCTCCGGCCTGACCGGGGTTCTCTATATCCTGGACGAACCCTCCATCGGCCTTCATCCCAGAGACAACCAGAAACTCCTGGCGACCCTTGTGCACCTGAGAGACCTGGGGAATACGGTCGTCGTCGTCGAACATGACGAGGAAACGATTCGTCTGGCCGATCATGTGATTGACATGGGCCCCGGAGCCGGCAGACTGGGAGGAGAAGTTCTCGCCCAGGGCACTCCCCGGGAAATCGAGAAGAACCCCCGCTCGATCACCGGAGAATATCTCTCCGGTCGAAAGTCGATCTCCCGTCCACGAAAGCACCGTACCCCCCGGGGATGGCTATCCCTGATCGGCGCATCCGAACACAATCTCAAAAACATCGACGTCCATTTTCCCCTGGGACTGATGACCGTTGTGACGGGCGTTTCCGGAAGCGGAAAAAGCACGCTGGTTCTCGACATCCTTTACAAAAGGCTCGCAAAAGTCTTTTACGGCAGCCGGGAACGACCGGGGAAATGCCAGGAAATCCGGGGAGTCGACCAGATCGACAAAGTTGTTCATATCGACCAGTCTCCGATCGGTCGGACACCGCGTTCGAATCCGGCAACCTATACCGGGCTGTTCACCCCTATCCGGGAGTTGTTCGCCCAGGTTCCGGAATCCCGTGCCCGCGGCTATGAAGCCGGCCGTTTCAGCTTCAACATCAAAGGAGGCCGATGCGAAGCCTGTCAGGGGGACGGGGTTCTCAAGATCGAAATGCACTTTCTTCCCGATGTGTACGTCACATGCGACCAGTGCAAGGGGCTCCGCTACAATCGGGAAACCCTGGAAATCCGGTACCGGGGAAAAACCATTGCCGACATTCTTGCCATGTCAGTCGATGAAGCGCTCGAGTTTTATCAGCCGATTCCCTCCATCCGGGGGAAACTCGTGACCCTGGGCGAAGTCGGACTGGACTACATTCATCTGGGACAATCCGCCACGACTCTTTCCGGGGGGGAGGCCCAGAGAGTCAAACTGGCGAAAGAGCTCTCCAGAAGATCCACGGGACGCACGCTCTATATCCTGGATGAACCGACCACGGGACTGCATTTCGCCGATATCCAGAAGCTTCTGGATACCCTGAACCAGCTTGTCGAACAGGGAAACACCGTCATCATCATCGAACACAACATCGACATCATCCAGAATGCCGATTATCTGATCGACCTGGGACCGGACGGGGGCGACCGGGGCGGCGAGGTCGTCACCACTGGCTCTCCCGAAGACGTTCTGGCGTGTCAGAAATCCCATACGGGACAAGCGCTCCGGGACCGGAAAAAAAGAGAATGA
- a CDS encoding LolA family protein: protein MAQARKKKTILPGRHVLLSFFFVCSFFALPLGPARAASPDRTPEEVLTHLSRTFDRAKGFRADFLQHLRVPNGKPVLSKGDLLYRTPGKMVLHYSDPAGQILLLAGNRLAFYVPQNRQVLIKTMHSRHIPETPALLFANLGHLRKYFYIRPEQGGDVPSSGLYGLELIPRKPDRHLALARIVVNMSTHLPTTMTFDEFNGMEMTIDLQNLHPLTHVSESAFNLVLPPGTTVVRTRQGF from the coding sequence ATGGCCCAAGCTAGAAAAAAGAAGACGATTCTCCCTGGCAGACACGTACTCTTGAGTTTTTTTTTCGTCTGTTCGTTTTTTGCACTGCCTCTTGGTCCAGCCCGAGCCGCATCGCCGGACAGAACCCCCGAAGAGGTTTTGACTCACCTGTCCCGGACATTTGACCGGGCGAAGGGGTTCCGCGCGGATTTTCTCCAGCACTTGCGTGTCCCTAACGGGAAGCCGGTCCTCTCGAAAGGCGACCTGCTCTACCGGACACCGGGGAAAATGGTCCTTCACTATTCGGATCCCGCCGGACAAATCCTGCTTCTGGCAGGAAACCGTCTGGCTTTTTATGTCCCCCAGAACAGGCAGGTCCTGATCAAGACCATGCATAGCCGGCACATTCCCGAAACACCTGCCCTTCTTTTTGCAAATCTCGGGCATCTGCGGAAATACTTCTATATCCGCCCCGAACAGGGAGGGGATGTCCCTTCGTCCGGCTTGTATGGCCTGGAGCTGATTCCCCGGAAGCCCGACCGCCACCTGGCCCTTGCGCGGATTGTCGTCAACATGTCGACCCATCTGCCCACAACAATGACCTTTGACGAATTCAACGGAATGGAAATGACGATCGATCTTCAGAACCTGCATCCGCTCACCCATGTTTCCGAAAGCGCCTTCAACCTGGTCCTTCCTCCGGGAACAACCGTTGTCCGGACACGGCAGGGATTCTGA
- a CDS encoding DNA translocase FtsK codes for MTPDPEHLSPTSENHPEKRLGYYLRLTTGTSLLIFLTLALATGHADDPSLFTVSSRAVARNIVGDTGSTVSDFLRMLFGAGAWLPLLFLGQAVWTVAREKSVPLRIYAGWALALIAVPAILSGILPASWTSPYPPGGSTGGFFYGQAVRHLNPAGTYLFYLTLLTLAALTVALPTLHSLEQKLKEKWRLRRISADQSQPPAQGDQAPPGEDSRSLALSPEEVRDLSPSPVPLPKSEEWEEDGEDLEESPDTEEDEGPEETFRSLPPPPARTQNSSRKLSGSSPPPAADFRPPEEVMDPLPPLNEGSSPQFLKETERTLADFFRTYGVPGRMAGCQPGPVVTLFEFHPAPGIKVNRVTGLTNELSLALKVPHIHIQVPIPGKSAVGLEVPNPKRQVVVFREIFQSSSFRSIGSPLALALGKNISGDPVAFDLARMPHLLIAGATGTGKSVCMNVLVTSILMNAGPDEVRFLMIDPKRLEFAPYEGIPHLLGPVVTDPRIAAQKLRILNDEMLRRYDLMKTAGVRNIAEFRKAVPKSEWFPYIVVLIDELADLMLSLKKDVEPQIIRLAQMARASGIHLVLATQRPSAQVLTGLIKANIPTKIAFQVTTQIDSRVILDQGGAELLLGAGDMLMRPPGTDALRRMHGAFISEGEVHRIVESWSRVPPPDDRPLERLSGEFLSGGEESSGEEEIDENDSLYPEAVQLVRRQRKASTSLIQRHFRIGYNRAARLIERMESEGIIGQQEGSRPRTVLDRKESNGPS; via the coding sequence ATGACGCCGGACCCAGAGCACCTCTCGCCGACAAGCGAAAATCATCCCGAAAAACGTCTTGGGTATTACCTTCGACTGACCACGGGAACCTCGCTTCTGATTTTTCTGACCCTCGCTCTGGCGACAGGGCATGCCGACGACCCTTCCCTCTTCACGGTATCGAGCCGGGCTGTCGCCCGGAATATCGTGGGAGACACCGGGTCAACTGTTTCCGATTTTCTCCGTATGCTTTTCGGGGCAGGAGCCTGGCTTCCGCTCCTTTTCCTTGGGCAGGCGGTATGGACGGTGGCGCGCGAAAAGTCTGTTCCCTTACGCATCTATGCGGGATGGGCCCTGGCTCTTATCGCCGTTCCGGCCATTCTTTCCGGCATTCTCCCGGCTTCCTGGACTTCTCCCTACCCGCCAGGAGGATCCACGGGAGGATTCTTTTACGGACAGGCAGTCCGTCACCTGAATCCGGCGGGAACCTATCTTTTTTATCTGACTCTCCTGACCCTGGCGGCATTGACCGTCGCTTTGCCAACGCTCCATTCCCTGGAGCAGAAACTCAAGGAAAAATGGCGGCTTCGCCGCATTTCTGCTGACCAATCCCAGCCCCCCGCGCAGGGAGACCAGGCTCCCCCCGGGGAGGACAGCCGGTCTCTTGCTCTTTCTCCGGAAGAAGTCCGGGATCTGTCTCCTTCTCCCGTCCCCCTGCCCAAGAGTGAAGAATGGGAAGAAGACGGGGAAGATCTTGAGGAGTCCCCTGATACAGAGGAGGACGAAGGTCCGGAGGAGACTTTCCGCTCCCTCCCTCCTCCTCCCGCAAGGACACAAAACAGCTCCCGGAAACTCTCCGGAAGCTCTCCTCCTCCGGCAGCGGACTTCCGGCCTCCCGAGGAAGTCATGGATCCTCTCCCCCCGCTGAACGAAGGATCCTCTCCCCAGTTTCTGAAAGAGACGGAACGCACTCTGGCTGATTTCTTTCGTACATATGGTGTTCCTGGGAGAATGGCCGGATGTCAGCCGGGACCCGTCGTCACCCTGTTTGAATTTCATCCGGCCCCGGGCATCAAGGTAAACCGGGTGACCGGACTGACGAACGAACTTTCCCTGGCTCTCAAGGTTCCGCATATTCACATACAGGTTCCCATCCCCGGGAAATCCGCGGTCGGACTGGAAGTGCCGAACCCCAAACGACAAGTGGTGGTTTTCCGGGAGATTTTCCAGAGTTCGAGTTTCCGTTCCATCGGATCCCCCCTTGCCCTCGCTCTGGGGAAAAACATCAGTGGCGATCCGGTGGCATTCGACCTTGCCCGTATGCCCCATCTCCTGATTGCAGGAGCAACAGGAACCGGGAAATCGGTTTGCATGAACGTTCTCGTGACAAGCATCCTGATGAACGCCGGCCCCGACGAGGTCCGTTTTCTCATGATCGACCCCAAACGCCTGGAATTTGCCCCCTATGAAGGCATTCCCCACCTCCTTGGACCGGTTGTCACCGACCCCCGGATCGCCGCGCAAAAACTTCGGATTCTGAACGACGAGATGCTTCGCCGGTATGATCTGATGAAAACGGCCGGAGTCCGAAACATCGCGGAATTTCGAAAAGCGGTCCCGAAATCCGAATGGTTCCCCTATATCGTCGTCCTGATCGACGAACTTGCCGACCTTATGCTGAGTCTCAAGAAAGACGTCGAACCCCAGATCATCCGGCTTGCCCAGATGGCCCGCGCATCAGGCATCCACCTGGTTCTGGCGACCCAGCGCCCCTCGGCCCAGGTCCTGACAGGCCTGATCAAAGCCAACATCCCGACAAAAATTGCCTTCCAGGTCACCACCCAGATCGACTCCCGGGTGATCCTGGACCAGGGGGGGGCGGAACTTCTTCTCGGGGCGGGGGACATGCTGATGAGGCCACCGGGAACAGACGCCTTGCGACGAATGCATGGAGCGTTCATTTCGGAAGGGGAAGTTCACCGGATCGTCGAATCGTGGTCCCGCGTCCCCCCTCCGGACGACCGTCCGCTGGAACGTCTTTCCGGAGAGTTTCTCTCCGGTGGGGAAGAATCGTCCGGAGAAGAAGAAATCGATGAAAACGATTCCCTCTACCCGGAAGCCGTCCAGCTTGTCCGTCGTCAGAGGAAGGCCTCGACAAGCCTGATACAACGGCATTTCCGGATCGGATACAACCGGGCGGCCCGTCTGATCGAGCGCATGGAATCGGAAGGCATCATCGGACAACAGGAAGGAAGCCGTCCCCGGACGGTCCTTGACCGGAAGGAATCCAATGGCCCAAGCTAG
- a CDS encoding ribonuclease J, whose amino-acid sequence MTSTPPPLTKSEPWVRIIPLGGIGEIGMNMTAYETPDGIVVVDCGVLFPEDDLLGIDLIIPDMTFLKENRNRLLALFLTHGHEDHIGAIPYFLREFDVPVFGTPLTLGLVEGKVRQHKSLPPPRLVSIRPREKYTVGPFTFEPIRITHSIADGVAFAITTEAGTILHTGDFKIDLTPIDNEHFDMHRLCSLGEEGVLCLISDSTNSEKEGLSLSERQVTEPLEQMISQAPGRVIVATFSSNIHRLQQVADVSIRNGRKIALTGRSMETNARVAGELGYLSIPPDQIIRLDQVSQYPPERVTILTTGSQGEPMSALFRMALGDHKHVSIGPGDTILLSARIIPGNERAINKIINLLGKKGAKVFYRRISEIHVSGHASQEDQKLMIRMLRPKYFVPMHGEFRQLSQHARTAVRTGIPEENVFVIENGVVLELTQSRVTQREKVVSGRTFIDGKGIGDVEDMVIRDRQRLGSDGIVTVIVALSQQTGEIVVGPEVSTRGVVLSDLSLEMNAILKTQVELLLQELGPEVKKEVSALKTLVHNHLRRYFKKNFERDPVIIPVLLEM is encoded by the coding sequence GTGACATCAACACCCCCGCCTCTGACGAAATCGGAACCCTGGGTCCGGATCATCCCCCTCGGTGGAATTGGCGAAATCGGGATGAACATGACAGCGTACGAAACCCCGGACGGAATCGTCGTGGTCGATTGCGGTGTCCTTTTTCCGGAGGACGACCTTCTCGGGATTGATCTCATTATTCCTGACATGACGTTTCTCAAGGAAAATCGCAACCGGCTCCTCGCCCTTTTTCTGACCCACGGACATGAAGACCACATCGGAGCGATCCCCTACTTTCTCCGGGAGTTCGACGTCCCGGTCTTCGGGACACCGCTGACTCTCGGTCTTGTCGAAGGGAAAGTCCGTCAGCACAAGAGCCTGCCTCCTCCCCGTCTGGTTTCCATCCGTCCCCGCGAGAAATATACGGTCGGCCCCTTCACCTTTGAACCCATTCGAATCACCCACAGCATTGCAGACGGGGTGGCCTTCGCGATCACGACGGAGGCCGGAACGATCCTCCACACCGGCGACTTCAAGATTGACCTCACCCCGATCGACAATGAGCATTTCGACATGCACCGGCTCTGCAGCCTCGGAGAAGAAGGGGTCCTCTGCCTGATCAGTGATTCGACCAACTCGGAAAAAGAGGGCCTGTCCCTCTCGGAACGCCAGGTGACGGAACCCCTCGAACAAATGATCTCCCAGGCTCCAGGACGTGTCATCGTGGCGACTTTTTCCTCCAACATTCATCGTTTGCAACAGGTCGCCGACGTCTCCATCCGGAACGGCCGGAAAATTGCACTCACAGGGCGGTCGATGGAAACAAACGCCCGCGTGGCGGGGGAGCTCGGATACCTCTCCATCCCTCCTGATCAGATCATCCGCCTCGATCAGGTGTCCCAGTATCCTCCGGAAAGAGTCACCATTTTAACGACCGGAAGCCAGGGCGAACCCATGAGTGCCCTTTTCCGGATGGCCCTGGGGGACCACAAACATGTTTCCATTGGGCCCGGAGATACCATCCTGCTGTCGGCACGCATCATTCCGGGAAATGAACGCGCCATCAACAAGATCATCAATTTGCTCGGAAAGAAAGGTGCAAAGGTTTTCTACCGGCGAATTTCGGAAATTCATGTTTCCGGACATGCTAGCCAGGAGGACCAGAAATTGATGATCCGGATGCTCCGTCCCAAGTATTTTGTCCCCATGCACGGGGAGTTCCGGCAACTTTCGCAGCACGCGAGAACCGCAGTCCGGACGGGGATCCCGGAAGAAAATGTCTTTGTGATCGAAAACGGGGTCGTTCTCGAATTGACCCAATCCCGGGTGACACAGCGCGAAAAGGTTGTGTCGGGGCGAACGTTCATTGACGGCAAGGGAATCGGAGATGTCGAAGACATGGTTATCCGCGACCGACAGCGCCTTGGATCGGACGGAATCGTCACGGTTATTGTCGCCCTGTCCCAGCAGACCGGAGAAATCGTTGTCGGTCCCGAAGTCTCGACCCGGGGTGTTGTCCTGTCGGATCTTTCCCTTGAAATGAACGCCATTCTGAAAACCCAGGTGGAACTCTTGCTCCAGGAACTGGGGCCGGAAGTCAAGAAAGAGGTCTCTGCCCTCAAGACTCTTGTCCACAATCACCTGAGACGTTACTTCAAGAAAAATTTTGAACGGGACCCTGTCATCATCCCGGTCCTTCTCGAGATGTAG
- the rsmA gene encoding 16S rRNA (adenine(1518)-N(6)/adenine(1519)-N(6))-dimethyltransferase RsmA — MFPLKKKRGSSEPLETIEKRIRPHKSLGQNFLSDPALAFRIASMAREAPVFPCRILEIGPGKGILSGVLATMTEDLWLVERDRQLAETLRKTFSETPGVRILEEDAMEFSFGNDRSPYILVSNLPYNISVPLYLKFLASDFPPVFMVLMFQREVAKRLLARTTDPDYGHLSVVTSYLAQIRKRIDLAPGAFYPAPKVHSSVVTVLPLSVQDECTWAAISLSRKLFCYRRKSLGRALRTAFSGEESLLDGTFFKTETDFFSRKVDSLSPEDFRKLAASARNHHLPFFDRMTQQGKELLKP, encoded by the coding sequence ATCTTTCCCCTGAAAAAAAAACGGGGCAGTTCCGAACCCCTCGAGACGATCGAAAAACGGATCCGGCCTCACAAAAGCCTCGGACAAAACTTCCTTTCGGACCCTGCTCTGGCGTTCCGCATCGCCTCCATGGCCAGGGAGGCGCCGGTTTTCCCCTGCCGCATTCTTGAGATCGGTCCGGGCAAAGGGATCCTGTCGGGAGTCCTGGCGACGATGACAGAGGATCTGTGGCTTGTCGAAAGGGATCGGCAACTGGCCGAAACACTGCGGAAAACCTTTTCCGAAACCCCCGGCGTCAGGATCCTTGAAGAGGACGCGATGGAGTTTTCTTTTGGAAATGACCGGTCCCCCTATATCCTTGTCTCGAATCTCCCGTACAACATCTCTGTCCCCCTCTATCTCAAATTCCTGGCGAGCGATTTCCCTCCCGTGTTCATGGTATTAATGTTTCAGAGAGAAGTCGCCAAGAGACTTCTGGCCCGAACGACCGATCCCGACTATGGCCATCTCTCTGTTGTGACATCCTACCTGGCACAAATCCGGAAAAGAATCGACCTTGCGCCGGGCGCTTTTTATCCGGCGCCGAAAGTCCACTCTTCCGTCGTCACCGTTCTTCCTTTGTCCGTTCAGGATGAGTGCACATGGGCCGCGATCTCTCTTTCGCGAAAGCTTTTCTGCTACCGGCGCAAATCCCTTGGACGAGCCCTCCGGACCGCTTTTTCGGGGGAGGAATCCCTGCTGGACGGAACGTTTTTCAAGACCGAAACAGATTTCTTTTCCCGAAAAGTGGATTCCCTGAGTCCGGAGGACTTCCGGAAACTTGCCGCCAGCGCCAGAAATCATCATCTTCCCTTTTTTGATAGAATGACACAGCAAGGAAAGGAGTTACTGAAACCGTGA
- a CDS encoding energy transducer TonB, translating into MHPLLPYGPYGQNILLSHEEDAEQKWAFRWFLLVSFMVHLGIILLFIKNPSARNALEAMLEAKKKPLTPAQMKKLAQEKKPVFIDLLDPSKVPLADQTVAPPLPKGYSLSGNLHAKDRMERKAAPAAPQEQPAPRVPKVAKAPETAPKPVSKPHEARSSDLPGFRQVKKNVSSHRRETTAQRSEQVHPKQKTQKTAEVKPVPKTTPSPKKKPAMTTISRSQMQQILSQAALGTPFTHHLNLAQDMAPAYSDRSNDLNRIAANLEDETYSSYIKRIQERFETIGEYPVEAQQRGITGRALVTFVINEDGTLAAARLTESSGSRILDEEALRIVRVAAPYIPLPKSFHKKELTLTWAFIFYNGGFHVLQ; encoded by the coding sequence ATGCATCCACTTTTGCCATATGGGCCCTATGGCCAGAACATCCTCCTGTCTCATGAGGAGGATGCGGAACAGAAATGGGCTTTTCGGTGGTTTCTTCTTGTTTCCTTTATGGTTCATCTGGGGATTATCTTGCTGTTTATCAAGAATCCATCGGCAAGAAACGCCCTGGAGGCCATGCTTGAGGCCAAGAAAAAGCCACTGACTCCTGCCCAGATGAAAAAATTGGCCCAGGAGAAAAAGCCGGTTTTCATCGACCTTCTGGATCCGTCGAAGGTTCCTCTGGCCGACCAGACGGTGGCGCCTCCCCTCCCGAAAGGATACTCTCTTTCCGGGAACCTCCATGCGAAGGACCGGATGGAGAGAAAGGCCGCACCGGCGGCTCCCCAAGAGCAACCGGCACCAAGGGTTCCAAAAGTGGCGAAAGCCCCGGAAACGGCCCCCAAACCTGTTTCAAAACCGCATGAAGCCCGATCCTCCGACCTTCCGGGTTTTCGGCAGGTGAAAAAAAACGTTTCTTCGCATCGGCGTGAAACGACAGCCCAAAGATCGGAACAGGTCCACCCCAAGCAGAAAACTCAGAAAACGGCAGAGGTCAAGCCTGTGCCAAAGACCACGCCATCCCCGAAGAAAAAACCGGCGATGACGACGATTTCCCGCAGCCAGATGCAGCAGATCCTTTCCCAGGCAGCGCTGGGCACCCCTTTCACGCATCATCTGAACCTGGCACAGGACATGGCCCCTGCCTACTCGGATCGTTCGAACGATCTGAACCGTATCGCGGCGAATCTTGAGGACGAGACGTATTCGAGTTACATCAAACGCATCCAGGAGCGATTTGAGACAATTGGCGAGTATCCTGTGGAGGCCCAGCAGAGGGGGATCACCGGTCGGGCTTTGGTCACGTTCGTCATCAATGAAGACGGCACACTGGCAGCTGCCAGACTCACCGAAAGCTCCGGATCCCGTATTCTGGACGAGGAGGCTCTCCGGATCGTCCGTGTCGCGGCGCCTTATATCCCTCTTCCCAAATCGTTTCACAAGAAGGAACTGACCCTGACCTGGGCCTTTATCTTCTACAACGGGGGATTCCATGTTCTTCAGTAG